Proteins from a genomic interval of Streptomyces sp. SID8374:
- the snpA gene encoding snapalysin, translating to MRHLRTAIASAIAGLGLVAALGTAPAVSAAPAPAVSTPATIAAYNGSGENAAANRAFFDAVMKSVAEKRAANPLGTQAVTVTYSTASAPSFRTQIANSTRIWNSSVTNVRLQEGSNADFTYREGNDPRGSYASTNGHGRGFIFLDYRQNQQYNSTRVTTHETGHVLGLPDTYSGPCSQLMSGGGPGPSCTNAQPDANERARVNQLWQNGFAAALAGTAS from the coding sequence ATGAGACACCTCAGGACCGCCATCGCCTCCGCCATCGCCGGTCTCGGCCTCGTCGCCGCGCTCGGCACGGCTCCCGCGGTCTCCGCCGCTCCTGCACCTGCCGTCTCCACCCCCGCCACCATCGCCGCGTACAACGGGTCCGGCGAGAACGCCGCCGCCAACCGGGCCTTCTTCGACGCGGTCATGAAGTCCGTCGCCGAGAAGCGTGCGGCGAATCCCCTGGGCACCCAGGCCGTCACCGTCACCTACAGCACGGCCTCCGCCCCGAGCTTCCGCACCCAGATAGCCAACAGCACCCGGATCTGGAACAGCTCGGTCACCAACGTACGGCTCCAGGAAGGCTCCAACGCCGACTTCACCTACCGCGAGGGCAACGACCCGCGCGGCTCGTACGCCTCGACCAACGGCCACGGCCGGGGCTTCATCTTCCTGGACTACCGGCAGAACCAGCAGTACAACTCGACCCGCGTCACCACGCACGAGACCGGGCACGTGCTCGGCCTGCCGGACACCTACTCCGGTCCGTGCAGCCAGCTGATGTCCGGCGGCGGCCCCGGCCCGTCCTGCACCAACGCCCAGCCGGACGCCAACGAGCGGGCGCGGGTGAACCAGCTCTGGCAGAACGGCTTCGCCGCCGCGCTGGCGGGCACCGCCTCCTGA
- a CDS encoding choice-of-anchor A family protein, with the protein MEQQARRRGNAIRAAVTVATAAAMVGMLAPAAAADPLPGGLGPCLGSRCPSVWNDPNNGPVVGFDENINIYVGGDYLVREAAAEAEGKIVTLGRFDMDKRPEASQIYNVGVVGVGSRVPPPDGSDYLTVGGDIRIADGKRLLAEEGSHSGRVAHAGSLTGTVNPLTAPRPDPEAAAPFTGLRPQLTEASRCYAYDGDAHRTPTGRWTRAGDTFTFTGDGTSPIQIFDVDANLVSESGGNAGFTFTGIPAGATVLVNVYGSARTVATFMGSLPNPGLRERLLWNFPDATDLTLTGPAQFQGSVLVGQPASTTTLDMSGTNGRFYSAGSLTHTSGRSGGQEIHAYPFDGDLPTCAPTPTPTPTPTPTPTPTPTPTHTKPTPTPTHTKPTPSPTHTKPTPTPTEPTPTPTPTDPTPGPSPTDPTPDPTEPTPGPTDPTPDPTDTPTWQPSPSPSHPGELPDTGSRGGEWIIGSLAAALVAAGGTVLFATRRARRRTY; encoded by the coding sequence ATGGAACAACAGGCGCGCAGGCGCGGCAACGCAATCCGGGCAGCAGTGACAGTGGCCACGGCCGCGGCGATGGTGGGCATGCTGGCCCCGGCCGCCGCCGCCGACCCGTTGCCGGGCGGGCTCGGCCCCTGCCTCGGCAGCAGGTGCCCGTCCGTGTGGAACGACCCCAACAACGGCCCGGTCGTCGGATTCGACGAGAACATCAACATCTACGTCGGCGGGGACTACCTGGTGCGGGAGGCCGCCGCCGAGGCCGAGGGGAAGATCGTCACCCTCGGCCGGTTCGACATGGACAAGCGGCCCGAGGCCTCGCAGATCTACAACGTCGGTGTCGTGGGCGTCGGTTCGCGGGTTCCGCCGCCGGACGGCTCCGACTATCTGACGGTGGGCGGGGACATCCGCATCGCCGACGGCAAGCGCCTCCTGGCCGAGGAGGGCAGCCACTCGGGCCGGGTCGCCCACGCGGGCAGCCTCACCGGAACGGTCAACCCACTGACCGCCCCGCGCCCCGACCCGGAGGCCGCCGCCCCCTTCACCGGCCTGCGCCCGCAGCTCACCGAGGCCAGCCGGTGCTACGCGTACGACGGCGACGCACACCGTACGCCGACCGGCCGCTGGACCAGGGCCGGGGACACCTTCACCTTCACCGGGGACGGCACCTCGCCGATCCAGATCTTCGACGTGGACGCGAACCTCGTCTCCGAGAGCGGCGGGAACGCCGGGTTCACCTTCACCGGCATCCCCGCCGGGGCGACGGTCCTGGTCAACGTCTACGGCAGCGCCCGCACGGTCGCCACGTTCATGGGCTCCCTCCCCAACCCCGGGCTCCGCGAGCGCCTGCTGTGGAACTTCCCGGACGCGACGGACCTGACGCTGACCGGACCGGCCCAGTTCCAGGGCAGCGTGCTGGTCGGGCAGCCGGCGAGCACGACGACCCTCGACATGAGCGGCACCAACGGCCGCTTCTACAGCGCGGGTTCGCTCACCCACACCTCGGGCCGCTCGGGCGGCCAGGAGATCCACGCGTACCCGTTCGACGGCGACCTCCCGACCTGCGCCCCGACGCCGACGCCGACCCCCACGCCAACGCCCACACCGACCCCCACGCCGACGCCGACCCACACGAAGCCGACGCCGACTCCCACACACACGAAGCCGACGCCGAGCCCCACACACACGAAGCCGACGCCCACGCCCACGGAGCCGACTCCCACGCCGACCCCCACGGACCCGACCCCGGGTCCGTCGCCCACCGACCCGACCCCGGATCCCACGGAGCCCACGCCGGGCCCCACCGACCCCACGCCGGATCCGACCGACACACCGACGTGGCAGCCGTCGCCCTCGCCGTCCCACCCGGGTGAACTGCCCGACACCGGATCGCGCGGCGGCGAATGGATCATCGGCTCCCTCGCGGCAGCGCTGGTGGCCGCCGGTGGAACGGTCCTCTTCGCCACCCGCAGGGCGCGCCGCCGCACCTACTAG
- a CDS encoding family 2 encapsulin nanocompartment cargo protein polyprenyl transferase — protein sequence MTSTDAATEGHEAAALLERTRAIVDPHLRSAVESLPGGIRRIAMYHFGWENADGTPAAGQAGKAIRPALVLAAARALGGDPESAVRAAVAVELAHNFTLLHDDVIDEDTTRRHRPTAWAVFGVPDAIITGDAMLALAQRLLAEDTHPAAQRAGARLSSCVIELCAGQQADCAFEERGPDEVTLDECLTMATAKTGALLGCACALGALYAGADDRAVRAMDGFGREAGLSFQLIDDLIGIWGDPARTGKPVGADLAAHKKSLPVVAALTSGTPAAAELAALYRGPMATSAEVDRAADAVDRAGGRDWAQVAAADRMARAVHHLSRAVPDPDGAGDLLALAEFVTRRTS from the coding sequence ATGACCAGTACGGACGCAGCGACGGAAGGGCACGAGGCCGCGGCGCTGCTGGAGCGCACCCGCGCCATCGTCGACCCGCATCTGCGATCGGCCGTGGAATCGCTGCCCGGTGGCATACGCCGGATCGCGATGTACCACTTCGGCTGGGAGAACGCCGACGGAACACCCGCCGCCGGACAGGCGGGCAAGGCCATCCGGCCGGCCCTCGTGCTGGCCGCCGCCCGGGCGCTGGGCGGCGATCCGGAAAGCGCCGTGCGCGCGGCCGTCGCCGTGGAGCTGGCGCACAACTTCACCCTCCTCCATGACGACGTCATCGACGAGGACACCACCCGCAGACACCGGCCCACCGCCTGGGCCGTCTTCGGCGTCCCGGACGCGATCATCACCGGCGACGCCATGCTGGCCCTCGCTCAGCGGCTGCTCGCCGAGGACACCCACCCGGCGGCGCAACGGGCCGGTGCCAGGCTCTCCTCGTGTGTCATCGAGTTGTGCGCGGGCCAGCAGGCCGACTGCGCCTTCGAGGAGCGCGGCCCGGACGAGGTCACGCTGGACGAATGCCTGACCATGGCCACCGCCAAGACCGGCGCGCTGCTCGGCTGCGCCTGTGCGCTCGGCGCCCTCTACGCCGGGGCGGACGACCGGGCGGTCCGCGCCATGGACGGCTTCGGGCGGGAGGCCGGCCTCTCCTTCCAGCTCATCGACGACCTGATCGGCATCTGGGGCGACCCGGCCCGCACCGGCAAGCCCGTCGGCGCGGATCTGGCCGCCCACAAGAAGTCGCTGCCCGTGGTGGCGGCCCTGACCTCCGGCACCCCGGCCGCCGCCGAGCTCGCCGCGCTCTACCGGGGACCCATGGCCACCTCCGCGGAGGTGGACCGGGCGGCCGACGCGGTGGACCGGGCCGGCGGCCGGGACTGGGCCCAGGTGGCCGCCGCCGACCGGATGGCCCGGGCGGTGCACCACCTCTCCCGGGCGGTCCCCGACCCCGACGGAGCCGGTGACCTGCTGGCCCTGGCCGAATTCGTCACCCGCCGCACCAGCTGA
- a CDS encoding DUF1648 domain-containing protein, which yields MTRKNLGRATLAALPFVLALLVDLILFLVLKDRLPTRLASHFDATGDANGYVDRTAYVLVTAPVMPVLGALWVLMAVSGKFYGRAHRWLIAGGWAVAAFLQYALGATLVINLDVPEGGEAGGFPMWHLAAAFGAAALAGAVGLLLARLVPAPEDPRAGKDPADRERIALADGEVAGWARTTGSWWLPLGTLAVAAAGAVLGYAVNWLAAAPLFLLALLTVTFCRPHVTVDRRGLTVSGLLPWPRVQVPLERIEGADSRQVDAIAEFGGWGYRIRPGRTGFIVRSGEAIVARQTGGREFAVTVEDSATGAALLNTLVDRNRAGR from the coding sequence ATGACACGCAAGAACCTTGGCCGCGCCACGCTCGCGGCCCTGCCCTTTGTCCTCGCACTCCTCGTCGACCTGATCCTCTTCCTCGTCCTCAAGGACCGTCTTCCCACCCGTCTGGCCAGCCATTTCGACGCCACCGGCGATGCGAACGGCTATGTCGACCGCACCGCCTACGTCCTCGTCACCGCCCCGGTGATGCCCGTGCTCGGCGCCCTCTGGGTCCTCATGGCGGTCAGCGGAAAGTTCTACGGGCGCGCCCACCGATGGCTCATCGCGGGTGGCTGGGCCGTGGCGGCCTTCCTCCAGTACGCGCTGGGCGCCACCCTGGTCATCAACCTGGACGTCCCGGAGGGGGGCGAGGCCGGCGGCTTCCCGATGTGGCACCTCGCCGCCGCCTTCGGTGCGGCCGCCCTCGCCGGTGCGGTCGGACTGCTGCTGGCCCGGCTGGTCCCGGCGCCGGAGGACCCGCGCGCCGGGAAGGACCCCGCCGACCGCGAGCGGATCGCGCTCGCCGACGGTGAGGTGGCCGGCTGGGCGCGCACCACCGGCTCCTGGTGGCTGCCGCTCGGCACACTGGCAGTGGCCGCCGCCGGGGCGGTGCTCGGATACGCGGTCAACTGGCTCGCGGCCGCACCGCTGTTCCTGCTCGCCCTGCTGACGGTCACCTTCTGCCGCCCCCACGTCACCGTGGACCGGCGCGGCCTCACCGTCTCCGGTCTGCTGCCCTGGCCCCGGGTCCAGGTCCCGCTGGAGCGCATCGAGGGGGCGGACAGCCGGCAGGTCGACGCGATCGCGGAGTTCGGCGGCTGGGGCTACCGCATCCGCCCCGGACGTACCGGCTTCATCGTCCGCTCGGGCGAGGCCATCGTCGCCCGGCAGACGGGCGGACGTGAATTCGCGGTCACCGTGGAGGACTCCGCGACCGGCGCCGCCCTGCTCAACACCCTCGTCGACCGGAACCGGGCGGGGCGCTGA
- a CDS encoding DUF6304 family protein, producing the protein MTDESWAGWYRDRNGSDSVVLTTDGQQLRIRIRGVDFEGESLDDLAPVSGTPPESGMFALADGALTDCVLEWDLPLPVLVEGELRQATLGCLLSLRRADPDLYLTLHLDGAAYESARAESDFAAALAAIQRILPDGIRLQTCIACAFSDYFPAPGRALSGGLACFRGAKDAYREAEGEDAVLDLWDRRTGFVQEVWSCQEFEVRPSRGEGTGHRGAFPTEPVEPGEPGESGESMSPLESVQPLEPIDSA; encoded by the coding sequence ATGACAGATGAGTCGTGGGCCGGCTGGTACCGGGACCGCAACGGTTCCGATTCCGTCGTTCTCACCACGGACGGACAGCAGCTCCGGATCCGGATCAGAGGCGTCGACTTCGAGGGCGAGAGCCTCGACGACCTGGCGCCGGTGTCCGGCACGCCTCCGGAGAGCGGGATGTTCGCCCTGGCGGACGGCGCGCTCACCGACTGCGTGCTGGAGTGGGACCTCCCGCTGCCCGTCCTCGTCGAGGGTGAGCTGCGCCAGGCCACCCTCGGCTGCCTGCTCTCCCTGCGCCGGGCCGACCCGGACCTCTACCTCACCCTCCACCTGGACGGCGCGGCCTACGAATCCGCCCGGGCCGAGAGCGACTTCGCCGCCGCGCTGGCGGCGATCCAGCGCATCCTCCCGGACGGCATCCGGCTCCAGACCTGCATCGCCTGCGCCTTCTCCGACTACTTCCCGGCCCCCGGCCGCGCCCTCTCCGGCGGCCTCGCCTGCTTCCGGGGCGCCAAAGACGCCTACCGGGAGGCGGAGGGCGAGGACGCGGTACTGGACCTGTGGGACCGGCGTACCGGATTCGTCCAGGAGGTCTGGAGCTGCCAGGAGTTCGAGGTGCGCCCGTCCCGGGGAGAGGGGACCGGCCACCGAGGGGCCTTCCCCACTGAACCGGTGGAGCCGGGGGAGCCGGGGGAATCGGGGGAGTCCATGAGCCCCCTGGAATCCGTGCAGCCTCTGGAGCCCATCGATTCCGCCTGA
- a CDS encoding NAD-dependent epimerase/dehydratase family protein: MKLLMLGGTEFVGRAVTEAALARDWQVTVFHRGRHAPPPGVRVLTGDRTGGERGLAALADHTGDWDLVVDTWSGVPTAVRDAARLLADRAGHYTYVSSRSVYAYPAPAGLDEDGPLVAGASPDDGGEAGDVPYDRAKRGGELAALDAFGDRALLARAGLIIGPGENIGRLPWWLTRIARGGPVIAPGPRTNELQYVDARDLADWILDAGAAGLHGPYNTVSRPGHATMGELLDACVRVTGSGAELRWTDPETLLAAGAEPWSGLPIWLPEGELHDTMHRGGHAKAEAAGLRCRPVGETVADTWSWLCERGGTAPQRPDRPTVGLDPRLEEKLLVL; this comes from the coding sequence ATGAAGCTACTGATGCTGGGCGGTACGGAGTTCGTCGGACGGGCCGTCACCGAGGCCGCCCTGGCGCGGGACTGGCAGGTCACCGTCTTCCACCGCGGCCGCCACGCGCCGCCGCCGGGCGTGCGCGTGCTGACGGGCGACCGTACGGGAGGGGAGCGGGGCCTCGCGGCGCTGGCGGACCACACGGGCGACTGGGACCTGGTCGTCGACACCTGGAGCGGGGTGCCCACCGCCGTACGGGACGCCGCCCGGCTCCTGGCGGACCGCGCGGGCCACTACACGTACGTCTCCAGCCGCTCGGTCTACGCCTACCCCGCGCCCGCCGGACTGGACGAGGACGGACCGCTGGTGGCGGGCGCCTCGCCCGACGACGGCGGCGAGGCCGGGGACGTGCCGTACGACCGGGCCAAGCGAGGCGGTGAGCTGGCGGCCCTCGACGCCTTCGGCGACCGGGCCCTGCTGGCCCGCGCGGGGCTGATCATCGGCCCCGGGGAGAACATCGGACGGCTGCCCTGGTGGCTCACGCGGATCGCCCGCGGCGGCCCGGTGATCGCCCCCGGCCCGCGTACCAATGAACTCCAGTACGTCGACGCGCGCGACCTCGCCGACTGGATCCTGGACGCCGGGGCGGCCGGGCTGCACGGCCCGTACAACACGGTCAGCCGCCCCGGCCACGCCACCATGGGGGAGTTGCTGGACGCCTGCGTCCGGGTCACGGGCTCCGGCGCCGAGCTGCGCTGGACGGACCCGGAGACCCTGCTGGCCGCCGGGGCCGAGCCCTGGAGCGGGCTGCCGATCTGGCTGCCGGAGGGGGAGCTGCACGACACGATGCACCGGGGCGGCCATGCCAAGGCCGAGGCGGCCGGGCTGCGCTGCCGGCCGGTCGGCGAGACCGTCGCCGACACCTGGAGCTGGCTGTGTGAGCGCGGCGGCACCGCGCCCCAGCGGCCGGACCGGCCGACGGTCGGCCTCGATCCCCGGCTGGAGGAGAAGCTGCTGGTGCTCTGA
- a CDS encoding LysR family transcriptional regulator, translating to MELEVRHLRALCAIADAGSLHQAARRLGVSQPSLTTQLRRIENSLGAELFRRERTGCRPTPLGRAVLSRARPLVDGMSALVSHALAEADATRSRGPRLRIGSTASRVVGSWLRRLRVALPGTEISLRVDVSAHALLGSVEAGRLDVAFVHEVEGSPLTLPGGLVQRVLVDREPQFISLSRDHPAARRRVVELGELAGDRWMVDPTVDGEWDGVRRVLGAAGIDPPVLHGDYLTAASLVVLGEAVAPCQPTSGPRDDMAIRPLRDDPLAVRLLLVSRPETDTSVAYAELEAAYREAARRSSGYYEWLLRHRSPLARTP from the coding sequence ATGGAGCTTGAGGTGAGGCACCTCAGGGCGCTGTGCGCCATCGCCGACGCGGGCAGTCTGCACCAGGCCGCCCGCCGTCTCGGCGTGAGCCAGCCCTCCCTGACCACCCAGCTGCGGCGGATCGAGAACTCGCTGGGCGCCGAGCTGTTCCGCCGCGAACGCACCGGCTGCCGCCCGACGCCCCTGGGCCGCGCCGTCCTGAGCCGGGCCCGGCCGCTGGTCGACGGGATGAGCGCCCTGGTCAGCCACGCCTTGGCGGAGGCCGACGCCACCCGGTCCCGGGGGCCCCGGCTGCGGATCGGCTCCACCGCGAGCCGGGTCGTGGGCAGTTGGCTGCGCAGGCTGCGGGTCGCCCTGCCCGGTACGGAGATCTCCCTGCGGGTCGACGTCTCGGCCCACGCCCTCCTGGGCTCGGTGGAGGCGGGCCGGCTGGACGTCGCCTTCGTGCACGAGGTGGAGGGGAGCCCGCTGACCCTCCCCGGCGGCCTGGTCCAGCGCGTACTGGTCGACCGGGAACCGCAGTTCATCTCCCTGTCGCGGGACCACCCGGCCGCCCGCCGCCGGGTCGTGGAGCTCGGGGAGCTGGCCGGCGACCGGTGGATGGTCGATCCGACGGTGGACGGCGAGTGGGACGGGGTGCGCCGCGTGCTGGGCGCCGCCGGGATCGACCCGCCGGTCCTGCACGGGGACTACCTCACCGCCGCCTCCCTCGTCGTGCTCGGCGAGGCCGTCGCACCCTGCCAGCCCACCTCGGGGCCGCGCGACGACATGGCGATCCGCCCGCTCCGCGACGACCCGCTGGCCGTCCGGCTGCTCCTGGTCTCCCGGCCGGAGACGGACACGTCGGTGGCGTACGCGGAGCTGGAGGCGGCCTACCGGGAGGCGGCCCGGCGCTCCAGCGGCTACTACGAGTGGCTGCTGCGCCACCGCAGCCCGCTGGCCCGCACGCCGTGA
- a CDS encoding GntR family transcriptional regulator — protein sequence MLFRVDPTSTVPLGDQIAASVRRAVADSTVTPGERLPAARVLADSLGVNVHTVLRGYQRLREEGLIELRRGRGAVVTAAASPRRAQLLERVREVVADARELGMTEEELLTLVRAELDT from the coding sequence ATGCTCTTCCGGGTCGACCCCACCTCCACCGTGCCGCTCGGCGACCAGATCGCGGCCTCGGTGCGCCGTGCGGTCGCCGACTCGACGGTGACTCCGGGCGAGCGGCTCCCCGCCGCCCGGGTGCTCGCCGACTCCCTCGGGGTGAACGTCCACACGGTGCTCCGCGGCTACCAGCGGCTGCGCGAGGAGGGGCTGATCGAACTGCGCCGCGGCCGTGGCGCCGTGGTCACCGCGGCCGCCTCACCCCGCCGGGCCCAGCTGCTGGAGCGCGTCCGCGAAGTGGTCGCGGACGCCCGGGAGCTGGGCATGACGGAGGAGGAGCTGCTGACGCTGGTCCGCGCCGAACTGGACACCTGA
- a CDS encoding DUF952 domain-containing protein, whose product MTEPLLHLAEAPLWEAARGTGTYEMSTRGRTLQEEGFIHLSLPRQLPGVARMLYGDGGGSGDDGHDLVVLVVDPARLTAPVRYEAMKPGGEEFPHLYGPLPVEAVVEARRYEDWHQARREEDEPQ is encoded by the coding sequence ATGACCGAACCACTGCTGCACCTCGCCGAAGCACCCCTCTGGGAGGCGGCCCGCGGGACCGGGACGTACGAGATGTCCACCCGCGGCCGCACCCTCCAGGAGGAGGGCTTCATCCACCTCTCCCTGCCCCGCCAACTCCCGGGCGTGGCAAGGATGCTGTACGGGGACGGAGGCGGGTCCGGGGACGACGGCCACGACCTGGTGGTCCTGGTCGTCGACCCCGCCCGCCTCACCGCCCCCGTGCGGTACGAGGCGATGAAGCCTGGCGGCGAGGAGTTCCCGCACCTGTACGGACCGCTCCCGGTGGAGGCGGTCGTGGAGGCGCGGCGCTACGAGGACTGGCACCAGGCACGACGAGAGGAAGACGAACCCCAGTGA
- a CDS encoding GNAT family N-acetyltransferase: MGIRIQQAGQDDRELVVSVLEEAFHHDPVSSWVFPDEAHRRAVHGKFLGVFADITLAEGRIDIADDGAAVALWLPVPAGAPEEEDPTPALMRQTADPDNERCELVGRLTGKVHPHDRAHSYLLMVGVSPQRQGQGVGAELIRTELDRCDRDGVPAYLEASSARSRTLYERLGFGFLGSAVELPDGPSMWPMWREPQAD, encoded by the coding sequence ATGGGCATACGGATTCAGCAGGCGGGCCAGGACGACAGGGAGCTGGTCGTATCGGTCCTGGAGGAGGCCTTCCACCACGACCCGGTCAGCAGCTGGGTATTCCCCGACGAGGCGCACCGGCGGGCGGTGCACGGCAAGTTCCTCGGCGTCTTCGCCGACATCACCCTCGCCGAAGGCCGGATCGACATCGCGGACGACGGCGCCGCGGTGGCCCTGTGGCTGCCCGTGCCCGCCGGGGCGCCCGAGGAGGAGGACCCCACGCCCGCCCTGATGCGGCAGACCGCCGACCCCGACAACGAGCGGTGCGAGCTGGTCGGGAGGCTGACCGGGAAGGTGCACCCGCACGACCGCGCCCACTCCTACCTGCTCATGGTCGGCGTCTCCCCGCAGCGCCAGGGCCAGGGCGTCGGGGCCGAGCTCATCCGGACGGAGCTGGACCGCTGCGACCGCGACGGCGTCCCCGCCTACCTGGAGGCGAGCAGCGCCCGCAGCCGGACGCTCTACGAACGGCTCGGCTTCGGCTTCCTGGGAAGCGCCGTCGAACTGCCGGACGGGCCGTCGATGTGGCCCATGTGGCGTGAACCGCAGGCGGATTGA